A window of Aphis gossypii isolate Hap1 unplaced genomic scaffold, ASM2018417v2 Contig00392, whole genome shotgun sequence genomic DNA:
TCCTTTGAGTATAGTTGCTTCTATCACattgtttagtaatttttttatcgctaaCCGTGTACCGTTGCAAAGACGCGGTTGGTTGATATTTCGCAACATTATAACCACCGATCCAACCTTTAATTGAAGATTGTGAGGTGGCAATCCTGGCAAATCCAGCGAGTTTAAAAATTCCGGTGGATAGTTGACTACATCATCTTGATTAGTAGCCGAATCAACTGATTTATATATCATCAATTCGCCTGTAATTTGttcttgaattttgaaatttaattcatttacatcTATGTTTTTTGCAGCCAGTATAGCTCGTTCGCTCAACCAATCATGGTTTCTGTAATTTTGAGAAACATCTGGAAACACCTTCTGAATAAGTTCATCTTTTGTTCGAGTTAACTGACAAAACTTAGAGGAAAGTTAATGCAGCCAGTCAACATGTCTATAGGAAATTTGCCATTACCAATGTCAATGAGTTGTTTAGAGAATATGTTTCCAGATTGGTCATTTTGCAACTCGACACGCATATTCTTGCTTAAATGAAGTACTTTGACATGTTTCCACAAACTGGAGGACTTTAGACATGCATTGAGTTCATCAGCTGGCGTTGATCGTGGAATCACCGGCAATGTTTGACGAAAATCTCCtgctaataaaatcattgcaCCACCAAATCGGTTATTATTGCTCCGTAGATCTTTTAAGGTTCTGTCCAAAGCCTCCAAAGATTTTTTATGTGCCATCGTGCATTCATCCCAAACAATCAATTTACATTGCTGCAAAACCTTTGCCATTGGCAGAGTTCTTCGAAACGTTGCAGGTTGGAGTTTCATTGCTATGCATATTTAATGGCAATTTTAGTGCTGAATGGGCTGTTCGACCACCTTCAAGCAAAGTTGCTGCGATTCCCGACGAAGCGAGTGCaagtgcaattttattttgtgagcGAATTGTtgctaatattaatgaaatcaaaaaagtttttcctGTACCACCAGGTGCATCTAAGAAGTAAATCCCTCCAGTTTCATCATTTGTTACTTTCATAAGAGTTTCAAATACATACTTCTGTTGTTCATTTAACAGTGGAAgatttgtttgaattaattcTTTCAAATCGTTGAGATCATACAGTCTTTCTCGATGCAACTCTTGGTTAAAAGCGTCATGCATTGGACGATTGGGCGCGGTCAGgcctaattgaattaatagttTGTTTGACATTATCAAGCACATGTCCTCAATTGAAATCAATGCTTCATTGTAAATTTCTTCACTGATTTGTATATTTGGATTTCCCATTCTATTCtgtatttgatacaaaatatcatcacACATATAATCTTTGTACTTGATCCACAAATCAATTGGGCTTGATGGGAAGCATGTAGATAtgattatagaaaacaatgtTCGTATTTGATGAGCGTGTGATGATATTACAGCATCATTGAGAGTTTGATCCCAATGAGCGTCATTTTCAAGCAATTGCAAACGTTGACAGGCTTCTCTGTAGGATACACACAATTCACCATCAACAGTTCGTAACTGTTGGAATGATGTTGGGCCACGTACATTGACTAATAGCAGTCGtaagtaaaaacattcatcATTGCTTGGATGTACTGAATAAATCCGGCCAATCGCATCGGTGGAATATACATCTGTATATCCTGGAACTGGTTTTCCTTGTTTCCGTCGTATAAATCTCCTTGAGGATTGATtccaggtataatattttggcattTCAGAATATAGCAATGTTTGTGCGAAATCATCGTTTTGGCATGTCTCAAAAAAACTGGTTAATGTAGTAGATGGTGGCTGAGCAGCTCTTTGTACTGCGTTCTGTGCTGTAAAATACACTCTTTGTCCATTTTCTAAATGCACAGCTAAGTGAACAACAGAAGGGTGTCTCTCATGAAtaggaaaagaaaatattcgcCAAACTGCTTCATTACTACTGACATAGCGGCCCATTTGGTATTGGGTAACTTCATCATTGGAATTCTCTGCACCAATTCCAATCACAGCCATATCACTCCCTTTGGCTACATAttgcaaatgtatttaatagatttcacTGAATGGCAAGATTCAACGTTGATGTGTGCTTTGAATGTCTTTGATAAAATGGGTGAATATGGAACAATCCAACGATTATCTATTTCAATAtcttgttgatttaatttgacaaTTGTTGATTTTCCATTGTCTGCTGTCGATCTGCGACGATACAATGGATAACCGTCATTACCAGTAATTGTTTCCGATATTAATGTCCGTGGATATCGTTTTGAACATTTACCATCCATCATACACGgtgaattttgattaagagTTCCACAGGGACCATGTATCATGTTTTTGATAACTACTCATGCAATCCAGGATCTACTTGTACATTAGGGATTTCAGCTGATATCACTGCATCAACTTCATTTGGCcttatattttcaaccaaCCAAATCAAAATGTGTGCATGTGGCAATCCTCGTTTCTGCCACTCCACAGAATACATCCAGCAGCGTGTCTCACCAAACACATTATGTTTTACGATGAAATCATTAAAGATTTCAACTTTTGTCTAAAGACTCTGGCTGTAATATCATGACGATCAATGGGTGATTGCCCAGAGAATAACTCCTGATTGATTTCTATCCATTGCGGATTGCATGTAAATGTGATGAACAAATCTGCTGTACCATAATGACGAACATACGACATGGCATCTTGAGCATATTCGTGCATATGCCGAGGGCTTCCGATGTATGTTGCTGGAAGAATAGTCATCCGACCGACATTCTGTGCATTTCCATCAGTATTAATCGCATCTCGAAGGTGAATATACTCTTCAGATCGGAGTTTGGTTTGATTCAACCTGATGAATGTTAATCTTTccgtttcaattttaacatacatgtCAACAACATATTTGTGATATAATCGCCGACATTTCAATATGTGATTATCTTCATTTTCCCGAATCATTAGGCGGTATGAATAATAGTTCATTGAACTGACTTTTTTGTTGGTTTCAGAACCtgtaaatagattttgttttaataacattcaaatataaaattaaaatacataatataatgactgaGAGATATTATCGCCATagctaaactaatattttagttacctgcaatgggatttatcatttttattgagaaatCGTAGCCATCTTCACCTTGCCAAAATATAATGGGATATTGCAGTGCATCATATGAGCGGTGTGTTTCCTTTATACGTTGTAATTGATCATTCCGACGACGTCGTAAAACTATCACGGGATTCCAAGTTTTCTCCAACTACAACGATAGCAACTTCATCAATAGTTGGTGCATTAAAACGTCTTGTATGTTGACCTGCAGGTGTTTTATCAGCTctgattacaattttgtgaTTATCGGATGGCATCAGATCCAGGgcagttttaaacaatataatcaattgattGTGCTGATGAAATAAAGTTTGTAATTGTTCTACAATAGACCTCTttactaaattgttatgtGCACAACGCAGATCAATTTCTTGTGGTGAATtgccataaaataaatttgcaggAATTTGTTGTCGCTATCTGACACTGGTAACAGTGAACCTGCTCTGTGATATATTTGCCCTTgtatctgtaaataaaaaaaatatattatggtgtggtataaattaatggaTTGTCGGTgatcaaacttaaataatatttgatcttaaaaagtatatatttagttttaactaatatctatcaaatataaaatataataaaagtgtcaCTGAAACTGAAACAAAAACACCATAATATGATGACTAAGTGATATATTTCGTAATGATTAAGAAATTGAAGATTAGTGACACATCTTAACTTTGGTGACAGAAAAATTTGTtcgctaaaataattatgagtaactgctataatacataccttgaAAGTTGGCATAAAATTTTCCCGAACTACATTTGTTGCCCCAAATGAAGTCATTTGAAagcaattgttatattgttggaTATTTGTCAAAAAGTGTATAGAATCTGTTCCTATTCCTGAAACCAATGAGTACAATGGTTCTGGTGGTGGATCCAATGGTATCAATTTCACTTTACCATTTGCGCAACACAATCCATTGGcttcgtttttgtattttaatgcctTACAGTGTGAGCAAACCGAGTTCATAGAACCAATAACAACACATTGGTAGTTACTGTAGTCAATTGACACATCGTAACTAAAAGCAGCTCGATTCAAACTTGCTCGCGCTTCACGCGTTTGTGAATTAGATCGGTAATTAGCTTGGTTTGTAGCATTTCTGGTTCTTCTACCTAAATTGCTTCGTCTTATAGGAggcatatcaaatataaattattttttcactaatcACGAACTAAACAAACACTAACTAACTAAACACTCTGCACAAAACACGATTGTTGGTTGCCATGGATACgatcagtattatattataaatattataggaagggctattttaaaaagaaaagggctatttttagggtttttccagcaataattctaatttttctagCCGTAAAAACCATCCTTGGACTTCAACGAACATTTGCGAACATTTGCGTTGTTTGTATGTCTAtttgcatgcatttttaaaaacattttaaattaatgatttattttatttaaatggttgccattgactaccaaaaataatttagttgactatttgctggatagatggcgcctctgtaatttcatcaccacctcgtcatatttctctaacccgataactttctcaaatttttcgtccgtaagaaccttctcctgacaattacgacccaaacaaaaaaagaatgagcgaaatcggtccaggcgttgttgagttatgcgcttaccaaattttgcgattcatttttatatataagatataatcatccaaataaaattttattcggATGATGTTCAACTCTAATATCAGTATAGgagttattaatatgaaacaatttacaagtataatttattttgagtattacttttttattattaaaactaacataaaataaaaaaaaaatattcgtcacatacaatttaaaataaaataaaataggtatataaat
This region includes:
- the LOC126553977 gene encoding ATP-dependent DNA helicase PIF1-like, with product MAHKKSLEALDRTLKDLRSNNNRFGGAMILLAGDFRQTLPVIPRSTPADELNACLKSSSLWKHVKVLHLSKNMRVELQNDQSGNIFSKQLIDIDELIQKVFPDVSQNYRNHDWLSERAILAAKNIDVNELNFKIQEQITGELMIYKSVDSATNQDDVVNYPPEFLNSLDLPGLPPHNLQLKVGSVVIMLRNINQPRLCNGTRLAIKKLLNNVIEATILKGKYKGEDVLIPRIPMIPTDVPFEFKRLQFPVRLAFAMTINKSQGQSLSVCGINLETHVSHMVNCMLPVPVLENHQIFIYAPGIMYDGLSELADLSLQLQERSLSLSGANKCVLRTIRIFDSMANTFGPRTQEVLNSDLDVLDPNNWPDSIDIQYGDDSVKRLAIKFHLDEKCTIRGFREFKDLKDSSKIPT
- the LOC126553982 gene encoding uncharacterized protein LOC126553982 encodes the protein MINPIAGSETNKKVSSMNYYSYRLMIRENEDNHILKCRRLYHKYVVDMYVKIETERLTFIRLNQTKLRSEEYIHLRDAINTDGNAQNVGRMTILPATYIGSPRHMHEYAQDAMSYVRHYGTADLFITFTCNPQWIEINQELFSGQSPIDRHDITARVFRQKLKSLMISS
- the LOC126553978 gene encoding uncharacterized protein LOC126553978; protein product: MPPIRRSNLGRRTRNATNQANYRSNSQTREARASLNRAAFSYDVSIDYSNYQCVVIGSMNSVCSHCKALKYKNEANGLCCANGKVKLIPLDPPPEPLYSLVSGIGTDSIHFLTNIQQYNNCFQMTSFGATNVVRENFMPTFKIQGQIYHRAGSLLPVSDSDNKFLQIYFMAIHHKKLICHNQLIILFKTALDLMPSDNHKIVIRADKTPAGQHTRRFNAPTIDEVAIVVVGENLESRDSFTTSSE